In Rhodovulum sulfidophilum DSM 1374, the following are encoded in one genomic region:
- a CDS encoding DUF2312 domain-containing protein, which produces MKETAEDEAVRNRTYRVVADELRGFIERFETLAEEKAAIGDQQKAVMAEAKARGYDTKALRRLIALRKRHADDIAEEEAVLQLYREALGM; this is translated from the coding sequence ATGAAGGAAACCGCCGAGGACGAGGCGGTGCGCAACCGGACTTACCGGGTCGTAGCCGACGAGTTGCGCGGTTTCATCGAGCGCTTCGAGACCCTGGCCGAGGAAAAGGCCGCCATCGGCGATCAGCAGAAGGCCGTCATGGCCGAGGCCAAGGCCCGCGGCTACGACACCAAGGCGCTGCGTCGGCTCATCGCGCTGCGCAAGCGGCATGCCGATGACATCGCCGAGGAAGAGGCGGTGCTGCAGCTCTATCGCGAGGCCCTGGGGATGTGA
- a CDS encoding pentapeptide repeat-containing protein, translated as MRKRDSYRARKSALKNKTRPVSSEAGASVARIDALTRNARHTWFVLLGLLVFVGITLMSVEHIDFYGIDRTTKLPLVDVQVPTRYFFVAAPILTAAFYIYFHLHLIRLWDALGAADNRIGDQPLVDAVMPWLVTDAALHLRNRWRADECCTPRALDRPATVLNLALTWGFGLIVLGFLWWMSMPARTFWLTAIACMALLAAAGAGLSSLKCLFEKMSAEEHAWHRWLFAPRTLIGVGLIAFFASFLRTGWLVDGWAPLIRLLAPIDMTGLAIVEKPPGWLPRDIAKADFFADWCQREGTDCLRSGLSKNHRDLFEREFRRRREAALSDLRKPQWHQPGQQKPDFRGAQLAGTFLAGAELRWTHMEEADLRWAQMEGADLRWSQMEGVNLRWSQLERADLSGARMEGANLRGAQLERADLSGTRMEGANLRGARMEGANLRGAQMEGANFRRAQMEGANFFEAQMEGADLGGAQMEGAYLRRAQMEGADLSGAQMKGANLSGAQMEGANLRRAQMEGANFFEAQMKGADLFGAQMEGANLFGVQMEGADLSMSFSTGVRFEPLIIQSANLRAVTNDGGALRFADFRSVTFNEKTDFRNVFLDGSVQITDGFRKQMGDPCQWHADVLNDEEFFGRWRGWVEASGKGKTYWPWVSPAGLSDVAAIPPPDGCTWKTGSISDTSQ; from the coding sequence ATGCGAAAACGCGATTCTTACAGAGCGCGCAAGAGCGCCCTTAAGAACAAAACTCGGCCGGTGAGTTCCGAAGCGGGGGCTTCGGTTGCTCGGATCGATGCTCTGACGCGAAACGCGCGCCATACTTGGTTTGTCCTTCTCGGCCTTCTCGTCTTTGTCGGCATCACGCTGATGAGCGTGGAGCATATAGACTTCTATGGCATCGACCGGACCACCAAGCTTCCACTGGTCGATGTCCAGGTCCCCACCCGGTACTTCTTTGTTGCGGCTCCGATCCTGACAGCGGCTTTCTACATCTACTTTCACCTGCATCTCATCAGGCTATGGGATGCCTTGGGGGCGGCAGATAACAGGATCGGAGACCAACCTCTCGTCGATGCCGTCATGCCTTGGCTGGTTACCGATGCGGCGCTGCATCTTCGAAACAGATGGCGGGCTGATGAATGCTGTACGCCGCGTGCGCTGGACAGACCGGCGACCGTCCTGAACCTGGCGTTGACATGGGGCTTCGGTCTGATCGTGCTGGGCTTTCTCTGGTGGATGTCCATGCCTGCTCGCACGTTCTGGCTGACGGCAATTGCCTGTATGGCTCTGTTGGCTGCGGCTGGGGCTGGGTTGTCGAGCCTGAAGTGCCTTTTCGAGAAAATGAGTGCAGAAGAGCATGCTTGGCACAGATGGTTATTTGCGCCACGCACGCTGATCGGCGTCGGCCTCATCGCCTTTTTCGCTAGTTTTCTGCGTACGGGGTGGTTGGTTGACGGGTGGGCGCCGCTAATCCGGCTGCTCGCCCCGATAGATATGACTGGCCTTGCGATCGTGGAGAAGCCTCCCGGATGGCTCCCTAGAGACATCGCAAAAGCTGATTTCTTCGCGGATTGGTGTCAGCGCGAAGGTACTGATTGCCTTCGGAGCGGGCTTTCGAAAAATCACCGAGACCTGTTTGAGAGAGAGTTTCGACGACGCAGAGAGGCCGCGCTTTCGGATCTACGCAAACCTCAATGGCACCAGCCCGGCCAACAGAAACCGGATTTCAGAGGAGCGCAGTTGGCTGGCACGTTCTTGGCGGGAGCGGAGCTCAGATGGACACATATGGAGGAGGCGGACCTCAGATGGGCCCAGATGGAAGGGGCGGATCTCAGATGGTCGCAGATGGAGGGGGTGAACCTCAGATGGTCGCAGCTGGAGAGGGCGGACCTCAGCGGAGCGCGGATGGAGGGGGCGAACCTCAGGGGAGCGCAGCTGGAGAGGGCGGACCTCAGCGGAACGCGGATGGAGGGGGCGAACCTCCGCGGGGCGCGGATGGAGGGGGCGAACCTCCGCGGGGCGCAGATGGAGGGGGCGAACTTCCGCAGGGCGCAGATGGAGGGGGCGAACTTCTTCGAGGCGCAGATGGAGGGAGCGGACCTCGGCGGGGCGCAGATGGAGGGGGCGTACCTCCGCAGGGCACAGATGGAGGGGGCGGACCTCAGCGGGGCGCAGATGAAGGGGGCGAACCTCAGCGGGGCGCAGATGGAGGGGGCGAACCTCCGCAGGGCACAGATGGAGGGGGCGAACTTCTTCGAGGCGCAGATGAAGGGGGCGGACCTCTTTGGGGCGCAGATGGAGGGGGCGAACCTCTTTGGGGTGCAGATGGAAGGGGCGGACCTCAGTATGAGTTTCTCGACAGGTGTGCGGTTCGAACCCTTAATAATCCAGTCGGCGAACCTGAGAGCGGTCACAAATGATGGCGGCGCTCTCAGGTTCGCCGATTTCAGAAGCGTCACCTTCAATGAAAAGACTGATTTCAGAAACGTGTTTCTTGACGGAAGTGTGCAGATAACCGACGGCTTCCGAAAGCAAATGGGCGATCCATGCCAGTGGCACGCGGATGTGTTGAACGACGAAGAGTTTTTCGGTCGTTGGCGGGGGTGGGTCGAGGCTTCCGGAAAAGGTAAAACTTACTGGCCGTGGGTATCACCGGCGGGTTTGTCGGACGTTGCTGCGATCCCGCCTCCGGATGGTTGCACTTGGAAAACCGGCTCCATTTCCGACACATCTCAGTAA
- a CDS encoding HNH endonuclease — translation MPPRLTAMPPRLASPAPRIGPAQGDARAQDRARERVKPWRAWYRTARWRKLRRKILARAGHVCEQTGVPLLGRAPAPDSAVIDHIRPHRGDPALFWDEDNLQAVSKAWHDGAKQRAERAAGD, via the coding sequence ATGCCCCCAAGACTGACGGCGATGCCGCCGCGACTGGCCTCCCCTGCCCCGCGGATCGGACCGGCCCAGGGCGATGCGCGGGCGCAGGATCGCGCGCGGGAGCGGGTGAAGCCGTGGCGGGCGTGGTATCGCACGGCGCGGTGGCGCAAGCTCCGGCGCAAGATCCTCGCGCGGGCGGGCCATGTCTGCGAGCAGACCGGCGTGCCGCTCCTGGGCCGCGCGCCCGCGCCCGACAGCGCGGTGATCGACCATATCCGTCCGCACCGGGGCGATCCGGCGCTGTTCTGGGACGAAGACAACCTGCAGGCCGTGTCAAAAGCCTGGCATGACGGCGCGAAGCAACGCGCGGAACGGGCGGCGGGCGACTGA
- a CDS encoding lysozyme, with the protein MRRILKRGAAATALALSFVGGNEGLKTEAYLDIVGMPTVCFGETRGVALGDSYTPAECRAMFAGRLAEFEAGLDRLIADPVEDLIPARSYVGILDWAYNVGLGAAARSTLIRKLNAGDLRGACDELPRWRFAGGKGIRGLLIRRNKARQLCHEGLDGVPADVPFRWDGA; encoded by the coding sequence ATGCGCAGGATCCTGAAACGCGGCGCCGCCGCCACCGCCCTCGCGCTCAGCTTCGTCGGTGGCAATGAGGGCCTGAAGACAGAGGCCTATCTCGACATCGTCGGCATGCCGACCGTCTGCTTCGGCGAGACCCGGGGCGTCGCGCTCGGCGACAGCTACACGCCCGCCGAGTGCCGGGCGATGTTCGCCGGGAGGCTCGCGGAGTTCGAGGCCGGGCTCGACCGGCTGATCGCGGATCCCGTCGAGGACCTGATCCCGGCCCGGAGCTATGTGGGCATTTTGGACTGGGCCTATAATGTCGGGCTCGGCGCGGCTGCGCGCTCGACCCTGATCCGCAAGCTCAATGCGGGCGATCTGCGCGGCGCCTGCGACGAGCTTCCGCGCTGGCGCTTCGCGGGCGGCAAGGGCATTCGCGGCCTCCTGATCCGCCGCAACAAGGCCCGGCAGCTCTGTCATGAGGGGCTCGACGGCGTTCCGGCCGACGTGCCGTTTCGCTGGGACGGCGCATGA
- a CDS encoding bacteriophage spanin2 family protein, with protein MRALLAALLLAGCGGLPVPLGPNVAANVQAGAENVQGQKVENAPSILRPRAREIRQEQSENRLRADRVETVIVNVIPPWIVLVALIGWIAPSPGEIGRRIGEAVRGRRS; from the coding sequence ATGAGGGCGCTCCTCGCGGCGCTGCTGCTGGCCGGATGCGGCGGGCTGCCCGTGCCGCTCGGGCCAAACGTCGCCGCCAACGTCCAGGCCGGGGCCGAAAACGTCCAGGGCCAGAAGGTCGAAAACGCGCCTTCCATCCTTCGGCCCCGCGCCCGCGAGATCCGCCAGGAGCAATCCGAGAACCGCCTCCGCGCCGACCGCGTCGAGACCGTCATCGTCAATGTCATTCCGCCCTGGATCGTGCTGGTCGCCCTGATCGGATGGATCGCCCCCTCGCCCGGCGAGATCGGGCGGCGGATCGGCGAAGCGGTCAGGGGAAGGCGATCATGA
- a CDS encoding DNA adenine methylase — MRKTVPATPVAPWMGGKKALNRRIIERIEAIPHRTYVEPFLGMGGVFLRRSWRPRLEVANDLNGEITNLFRVLQRHYPQLMEVMRFQITSRREFERLRACDPATLTDLERAARFLYLQRLAFGGQLRGVFGISPNSGPLFSLAKIGPLLDAAHTRLDGVVFENLPWQDVLARYDGPQALFYLDPPYWGGEDDYGKGLFDRDQFAELAERLGRIEGAFLLSINDRPEIRDLFGAFVIEEVRLNYSVSKSGATAARELIIANREVRVGLV, encoded by the coding sequence ATGCGAAAAACCGTCCCCGCAACCCCCGTCGCCCCGTGGATGGGCGGCAAGAAGGCCCTCAACCGGCGGATCATCGAGCGGATCGAGGCGATCCCGCACCGCACCTATGTCGAGCCCTTCCTCGGCATGGGCGGGGTCTTCCTGCGCCGAAGCTGGCGCCCGCGTCTGGAGGTGGCGAACGACCTGAACGGCGAGATCACCAATCTCTTCCGCGTGTTGCAGCGCCATTATCCCCAGCTGATGGAGGTGATGCGCTTCCAGATCACCTCGCGCCGCGAGTTCGAGCGGCTCCGCGCCTGCGATCCGGCCACGCTGACCGATCTGGAACGTGCCGCGCGCTTCCTCTATCTGCAGCGGCTGGCCTTCGGCGGGCAGCTCCGCGGGGTTTTCGGCATATCGCCGAACAGTGGGCCTCTGTTCAGCCTGGCCAAGATCGGCCCGCTGCTCGACGCCGCTCATACCCGGCTCGACGGCGTGGTCTTCGAGAACCTGCCCTGGCAGGACGTGCTGGCCCGCTATGATGGCCCGCAGGCGCTGTTCTATCTCGATCCGCCCTATTGGGGCGGCGAGGACGATTACGGCAAGGGGCTCTTCGACCGCGACCAGTTCGCCGAGCTGGCCGAGCGCCTGGGCCGGATCGAGGGCGCCTTCCTGCTGTCGATCAACGACCGGCCCGAGATCCGCGATCTGTTCGGTGCCTTCGTGATCGAGGAGGTGCGGCTGAATTACTCGGTCTCGAAGAGCGGCGCGACCGCCGCGCGGGAGTTGATCATCGCCAATCGCGAGGTCAGGGTGGGGCTCGTATGA
- a CDS encoding HNH endonuclease family protein: MRRLLSLLLLSLTLLTCAPVAQAPQSIAPALPYERAAFGSGWTDPDGNCLDTRAELLAALSTVPVRLAPSGCSVRHGRWFAPYTGQVVTEAGDLDIDHIVPLRYAWAHGAASWPAAKRARFARDPVNLLPVSASANRSKGARGPLDWLPPDPGFRCQYVLRFRRIAASYGLVHSAAEERQLVALTGRLCGT; the protein is encoded by the coding sequence ATGCGCCGTCTTCTGTCCCTGCTCCTGCTGAGCCTGACGCTCCTGACCTGCGCGCCGGTCGCGCAGGCGCCGCAGAGCATTGCACCGGCCCTGCCCTATGAGCGCGCAGCCTTCGGCTCGGGCTGGACCGATCCGGACGGCAACTGCCTCGATACCCGCGCCGAGCTGCTGGCGGCTCTCTCCACCGTGCCGGTGCGGCTCGCGCCCTCGGGCTGCTCGGTGCGCCACGGCCGCTGGTTCGCGCCCTATACAGGACAGGTGGTCACCGAGGCGGGCGATCTCGACATCGATCATATCGTGCCGCTGCGCTATGCATGGGCCCATGGTGCCGCCAGCTGGCCCGCCGCGAAGCGCGCCCGCTTCGCCCGCGATCCCGTCAACCTGCTGCCCGTCAGCGCCTCGGCGAACCGCTCGAAAGGCGCGCGCGGGCCGCTCGACTGGCTGCCGCCCGATCCGGGCTTCCGCTGTCAGTATGTGCTGCGGTTCAGGCGGATCGCCGCAAGCTACGGGCTTGTGCATTCGGCTGCGGAGGAGCGGCAACTGGTGGCGCTGACCGGGCGGCTGTGTGGGACATGA